The genome window AAGCTACGGAGGTCAAACCATTGCTCTGGCAGCCGGATGAGGACAACGAGCATCATCGACTTTGAATTCTTGTGATTTCCTAGTAAAATTTAGGGTTTGCGATGCACGAGGATACTGATCCTTCAGCAACCGGCGACCATGCGGTTTCACATCGCGGAATACTAGCGGCCATGGCCATGATAGTTGTGGTCGGCGCGGCGGCGGGGCTTGCATTCGCCGGGGCGAGGTTCGGGCTTGGCGTGTTGTTTGGCGGCCTGCTTGCATTTGGCAATTATTTCTGGCTCGAGAGGGTCACGCGGCAGATTTTCCAGCCTGATGCAGTAAGGTCGACTGGGATATTGGCTGCGAAGTACATCTTGAGGTACTTGGCGATCGGCGGCGTTCTTCTGCTGGTTTACCTGACTGGTGCGTTTCCGATGCCGGCTGTGATATTAGGGCTGTCGGCTTTCGCGATCGCGATCGTCGCACAGGGATTAAAGAATATAGTTTCGAGTAAAT of Chloracidobacterium sp. contains these proteins:
- a CDS encoding ATP synthase subunit I; the protein is MAMIVVVGAAAGLAFAGARFGLGVLFGGLLAFGNYFWLERVTRQIFQPDAVRSTGILAAKYILRYLAIGGVLLLVYLTGAFPMPAVILGLSAFAIAIVAQGLKNIVSSKF